One window of the Haloarcula halobia genome contains the following:
- a CDS encoding conditioned medium-induced protein 4 — protein sequence MDEKTESLRDLFIDVAGEDSVTESQDAGRGSLTDVDEATVDERLGDVVARMRDRYEFHTDLDDESLVALVRAVYEGRADAAIAADLGVSAAAVREARLDLHLVRETDDDAPFDVAQFRRRVGEGADDADLADAFDADEATVARYRRVVEAQTAARRVSHRFQSEFEDVLTDAGLATQHTAAVRDDGLEEATEDIDSLDSDADVSM from the coding sequence ATGGACGAGAAGACCGAATCACTCCGTGACCTCTTCATCGACGTCGCCGGCGAGGACTCGGTCACGGAATCACAGGACGCGGGTCGCGGGTCGCTGACCGACGTCGACGAAGCGACCGTCGACGAGCGCCTCGGGGACGTCGTCGCCCGGATGCGCGACCGCTACGAGTTCCACACGGACCTCGACGACGAGTCGCTCGTGGCGCTCGTCAGAGCCGTCTACGAGGGCCGGGCGGACGCGGCCATCGCGGCCGACCTCGGGGTCTCGGCCGCGGCGGTTCGCGAGGCCCGACTCGACCTCCACCTCGTCCGCGAGACGGACGACGACGCCCCCTTCGACGTCGCGCAGTTCCGCCGCCGGGTCGGCGAGGGCGCCGACGACGCCGACCTGGCCGACGCGTTCGACGCAGACGAGGCGACGGTGGCCCGCTACCGCCGGGTCGTCGAGGCACAGACGGCCGCGCGCCGCGTCAGCCACCGCTTCCAGAGCGAGTTCGAGGACGTGCTGACCGACGCCGGCCTCGCGACACAGCACACCGCGGCCGTCCGCGACGACGGCCTCGAGGAGGCCACCGA